The following proteins are co-located in the Mobula hypostoma chromosome 4, sMobHyp1.1, whole genome shotgun sequence genome:
- the LOC134346000 gene encoding uncharacterized protein LOC134346000, whose amino-acid sequence MITSRNLQKYQQLAVALSEVFGDNGAKTSTSPQPSSRNPSLDEPAAELPQPQPRRPRSRAPATPASTSPQPSSRHPSLDEPAAELPQPQPRRARSRAPATPASTSLQPSSRNPSLDDPAAELPQPQPRRARSRAPATPASTSPQPSSRNPSLDEPAAELPPPQPRRARSRASATAAELPQPQPRRPRSQASRTQDPSHVLS is encoded by the exons ATGATTACCAGTAGAAACTTGCAGAAATATCAGCAGCTTGCAGTCGCTTTAAGTGAGGTGTTTGGAGACAATGGTGCCAAAA CCTCGACgagcccgcagccgagctcccgcAACCCCAGCCTCGACgagcccgcagccgagctcccgcAACCCCAGCCTCGACgtccccgcagccgagctcccgcAACCCCAGCCTCGACgagcccgcagccgagctcccgcCACCCCAGCCTCGACgagcccgcagccgagctcccgcAACCCCAGCCTCGACgagcccgcagccgagctcccgcAACCCCAGCCTCGACGAGcctgcagccgagctcccgcAACCCCAGCCTCGAcgaccccgcagccgagctcccgcAACCCCAGCCTCGACgagcccgcagccgagctcccgcAACCCCAGCCTCGACgagcccgcagccgagctcccgcAACCCCAGCCTCGACgagcccgcagccgagctcccgcCACCCCAGCCTCGACGAGCCCGCAGCCGTGCTTCCGCAACCGCAGCCGAGCTCCCACAACCCCAGCCTCGacgaccccgcagccaagctTCGAGGACCcaggaccccagccacgtcctgtcctga